One Deinococcus sp. LM3 genomic region harbors:
- the lysA gene encoding diaminopimelate decarboxylase → MSIPADALHAAAQQYGTPLYAYDAAELDASVARVRAAFSDARVYYAMKANPNLSILRRLHAQEVGFECVSAGEIARAAHIGATGEHLIVNGPAKSPAEYALGAQLGATFIIDREEEVALLPPASRALIRVNPALNVSTHDHLATGAADSKFGVTPEQAPRIISALRAAGHTALGLHVHIGSAIRDAHDFTAAFARLNDLRPHTGPLAVLDTGGGWGIGADLPGIAREAHAAAATFGARLWVEPGRSLVATAGTLLTRVVGTKTTGRPFALLDAGMTELLRPMLYGAQHPVTPLWQRGGTSQWDLAGPACESGDLLGRNVTLPTPHPGDLLAIHEAGAYGAAMSSNYLTRPRPPELLWERDQWTVIRQRETPQDIWRMEESGE, encoded by the coding sequence ATGAGCATCCCCGCCGACGCCCTTCACGCCGCCGCGCAGCAATACGGCACGCCCCTGTACGCCTACGACGCCGCCGAACTCGACGCCTCGGTGGCCCGCGTCCGCGCCGCGTTCAGCGACGCCCGCGTGTACTACGCCATGAAAGCCAACCCCAACCTCAGCATCCTGCGCCGCCTGCACGCCCAGGAAGTGGGTTTCGAATGCGTCAGCGCCGGAGAGATCGCCCGCGCCGCCCACATCGGCGCGACCGGCGAGCACCTGATCGTGAACGGCCCCGCCAAGAGCCCCGCCGAGTACGCCCTCGGCGCGCAGCTCGGCGCGACCTTCATCATCGACCGTGAGGAAGAAGTCGCCCTGCTGCCCCCCGCCTCCCGCGCCCTGATCCGCGTGAACCCCGCCCTGAACGTCAGCACCCACGACCACCTCGCCACCGGCGCCGCCGACAGCAAATTCGGCGTCACCCCCGAACAGGCCCCCCGCATCATCAGCGCCCTGCGCGCCGCCGGGCACACCGCCCTGGGCCTGCACGTCCACATCGGCAGCGCCATCCGCGACGCCCACGACTTCACCGCCGCCTTCGCCCGCCTGAACGACCTGCGCCCCCACACCGGCCCCCTGGCCGTCCTCGACACCGGCGGCGGCTGGGGCATCGGCGCGGACCTGCCCGGCATCGCCCGCGAAGCCCACGCCGCCGCCGCCACCTTCGGCGCCCGGCTGTGGGTCGAACCCGGCCGTTCCCTCGTCGCCACCGCCGGCACCCTCCTCACCCGCGTCGTCGGCACCAAAACCACCGGCCGCCCTTTCGCCCTCCTCGACGCCGGCATGACCGAACTCCTGCGCCCCATGCTGTACGGCGCGCAACACCCCGTCACCCCCCTCTGGCAGCGGGGCGGCACCAGCCAGTGGGACCTCGCCGGCCCCGCCTGCGAGAGCGGCGACCTCCTCGGGCGCAACGTCACCCTGCCCACCCCCCACCCCGGCGACCTCCTCGCCATTCACGAAGCCGGCGCGTACGGCGCCGCCATGAGCAGCAACTACCTCACCCGCCCCCGCCCCCCCGAACTGCTCTGGGAACGCGACCAGTGGACCGTCATCCGCCAGCGCGAAACGCCACAGGACATCTGGCGCATGGAAGAGAGCGGGGAGTAA
- a CDS encoding phospholipase A2: MRSFMLPAAALLSLTLAACSQTATPTGALIASDYASRPELQDAGSQAILARYGNDPGFLATLREAYGETPRILTLPAAPTISGLDLTSDRLAYVKRTGWGTVSNYNTQYAAYNGTSLPYAGLDWTRDGCSAPDGLGLGYREDFRPACNVHDFAYRNLKVYQRTDANRKTSDEAFHTNMKAICNAKSWYKQPACYSAAYAYYQGVRVGGSDSF; this comes from the coding sequence ATGCGTTCATTCATGCTGCCCGCCGCCGCCCTGCTCTCCCTGACCCTCGCCGCCTGCTCCCAGACGGCCACGCCCACCGGCGCGCTGATCGCCAGCGATTACGCCTCCCGCCCCGAACTGCAGGACGCCGGCAGTCAGGCCATCCTCGCCCGCTACGGCAACGACCCCGGCTTCCTCGCCACGCTGCGCGAAGCGTACGGCGAGACGCCCCGCATCCTGACCCTGCCCGCCGCGCCCACCATCAGCGGCCTGGACCTGACCAGCGACCGCCTCGCGTACGTGAAACGCACCGGGTGGGGCACCGTGAGCAACTACAACACCCAGTACGCCGCGTACAACGGCACCAGCCTCCCCTACGCCGGCCTGGACTGGACGCGCGACGGATGCAGCGCCCCCGACGGCCTGGGCCTGGGCTACCGCGAGGACTTCCGCCCGGCGTGCAACGTGCACGACTTCGCGTACCGCAACCTCAAGGTCTACCAGCGCACCGACGCCAACCGCAAAACCAGCGACGAGGCCTTCCACACCAACATGAAAGCCATCTGCAACGCCAAGAGCTGGTACAAGCAACCCGCCTGCTACAGCGCCGCCTACGCCTACTACCAGGGCGTCCGCGTCGGCGGCAGCGACAGCTTCTGA
- a CDS encoding nuclease-related domain-containing protein, protein MIVKDLEPQTHTDPLRRAGYEAERQMAHYLKRAFAEDRYKLVFHNLRLVRKDEVAQIDHLILHRYGLMIVESKSVAGQVSVNEHGEWTRWWNRQGRGMPSPVLQARRQLDLLLALLEDHTTELMDRSMLGLKQRTFTGIRRDVLVAISDGGRITRKSDVPELVKADQVPERISSLVQQQLDRTFGGFGFTDAEMTRLQSFLKARHVAVSAVEDCAAQREAEGESVRGEPVGRSAFPPRPVRSGQPEPVFEAAPLASPERSASPVRTSQERQAQARPRPDVACRACSSVNVTVQFGKYGYYLKCADCGGNTPAKPVCAACGQPGKVSKRGLEFTATCAGGHSWVYWTNPA, encoded by the coding sequence ATGATCGTCAAGGACCTCGAACCGCAAACCCATACCGACCCGCTGCGCCGCGCCGGGTACGAGGCCGAACGCCAGATGGCCCACTACCTCAAACGCGCCTTCGCGGAGGATCGTTACAAGCTCGTGTTTCACAACCTCCGGCTGGTCCGCAAGGACGAGGTGGCGCAGATCGATCACCTGATCCTGCACCGTTACGGCCTGATGATCGTGGAGAGCAAGAGCGTGGCCGGACAGGTCAGCGTCAACGAACACGGCGAGTGGACCCGCTGGTGGAATCGGCAGGGCAGGGGCATGCCGTCACCCGTGCTTCAGGCACGCAGGCAACTTGACCTCCTGCTGGCCCTGTTGGAGGACCACACGACCGAACTCATGGACCGTTCGATGCTGGGACTCAAGCAGCGGACGTTCACGGGCATCCGGCGGGACGTTCTGGTCGCCATTTCCGATGGCGGCCGAATTACCCGCAAGTCAGACGTTCCTGAACTGGTCAAGGCGGATCAGGTGCCAGAGCGGATCAGCAGTCTCGTGCAGCAGCAGCTCGACAGGACATTCGGTGGTTTCGGCTTTACCGACGCCGAAATGACCCGCCTTCAATCGTTCCTGAAAGCACGGCACGTGGCTGTGAGTGCCGTCGAGGATTGCGCGGCACAGCGCGAAGCAGAAGGCGAATCGGTGCGGGGTGAGCCGGTCGGCCGTTCTGCGTTCCCGCCGCGCCCCGTGCGTTCTGGGCAGCCGGAGCCGGTGTTCGAGGCTGCTCCTCTGGCGTCCCCGGAGCGTTCCGCGTCGCCTGTTCGCACGTCGCAGGAGCGGCAGGCGCAGGCGCGGCCCCGCCCGGACGTGGCGTGCCGGGCGTGCTCGTCCGTGAACGTGACGGTGCAGTTCGGGAAGTACGGGTACTACCTGAAGTGCGCCGACTGTGGTGGCAACACGCCGGCCAAGCCGGTGTGCGCGGCGTGCGGTCAGCCGGGCAAGGTCAGCAAGCGCGGGCTGGAGTTCACGGCGACCTGCGCGGGTGGGCATTCCTGGGTGTACTGGACGAACCCGGCCTGA